Proteins encoded within one genomic window of Bacillota bacterium:
- the modB gene encoding molybdate ABC transporter permease subunit encodes MPELDFVPVWISLKTASVSTFIAFFLGIASARWMASYQGKNKVFRDVLDGLFTLPLVLPPTVLGFGLLLLFGKHGPLGKLFLKMGTTVIFSWWATVIASTVVAFPLMYQTTRGAFEQIEPNIENAARTLGASEWSVFWRVTVPMAWPGIMAGIILSFARSLGEFGATLMLAGNIPGKTQTIPLAIYFAVAAGNNEKALLWVAVILVISMTSIFLLNYWKRNVHTYIKQ; translated from the coding sequence ATGCCCGAGCTTGATTTTGTTCCAGTATGGATTTCATTAAAAACCGCTTCCGTATCCACATTTATTGCTTTTTTCCTGGGGATCGCCTCTGCCCGCTGGATGGCTTCCTACCAGGGGAAAAACAAAGTGTTCAGGGATGTTCTTGATGGGTTGTTCACCCTTCCCCTGGTCTTGCCTCCCACGGTGCTCGGTTTTGGGCTCCTGTTACTGTTTGGAAAGCATGGCCCCCTGGGGAAACTTTTTCTCAAGATGGGGACCACGGTCATTTTTTCCTGGTGGGCCACGGTCATTGCTTCCACCGTGGTGGCTTTCCCGCTGATGTACCAGACAACTCGCGGGGCGTTCGAACAGATCGAACCCAACATCGAAAATGCAGCCCGTACACTCGGAGCCTCGGAATGGAGTGTATTCTGGCGGGTGACCGTACCCATGGCCTGGCCGGGGATAATGGCCGGAATAATACTCTCCTTTGCCCGATCTCTGGGTGAATTCGGGGCAACCCTGATGCTTGCCGGCAACATACCCGGCAAAACACAGACCATTCCCCTGGCGATATATTTTGCGGTGGCGGCGGGGAACAACGAGAAGGCACTGCTATGGGTAGCCGTGATCCTGGTCATTTCGATGACATCCATATTTTTGCTCAATTACTGGAAGCGCAATGTTCATACATATATAAAACAATGA
- the modA gene encoding molybdate ABC transporter substrate-binding protein — MKKSHILYSISALALILAMIMAPIGCAPEEAEEMEPVTLNLSVAASLTDAMEEIGELYKEENPHVNIEFNFGSSGALQQQIEQGAPADIFMSAASKQMNELQEGGLLLDDTRIDLLQNELVLVVPKGFTAISEFTDLTKEEIELVAIGDPESVPAGKYAQEAFTTLGIWDELESGGKLMLGKDVRQVLGYVETEAVQAGAVYRTDAQISDKVDVAAVAPEDSHDPVTYPVALIKDSPNEEEAKALLDYLAGNEAGKVFEKYGFKTLQ, encoded by the coding sequence ATGAAAAAAAGTCATATATTGTATTCCATCAGTGCCCTGGCTCTGATTCTGGCCATGATCATGGCCCCGATCGGCTGTGCGCCGGAAGAAGCCGAAGAAATGGAACCGGTCACATTGAATCTTTCGGTGGCCGCCAGTCTTACCGATGCCATGGAAGAAATCGGGGAACTTTACAAGGAAGAAAATCCCCATGTAAACATCGAGTTCAATTTCGGTTCTTCAGGTGCTCTGCAGCAGCAGATCGAACAGGGGGCCCCGGCGGATATTTTCATGTCGGCAGCTTCCAAGCAGATGAATGAACTCCAGGAGGGGGGTTTACTGCTGGACGACACCAGGATTGACCTGCTGCAGAATGAACTGGTTCTGGTGGTTCCCAAGGGTTTTACCGCAATCAGCGAATTCACGGATCTGACCAAGGAAGAGATCGAACTCGTCGCCATCGGTGACCCCGAATCGGTCCCGGCGGGCAAATATGCCCAGGAAGCGTTCACCACGCTGGGTATCTGGGATGAGCTGGAAAGTGGCGGAAAACTCATGTTGGGCAAGGACGTCCGCCAGGTACTGGGTTACGTGGAAACCGAAGCGGTTCAGGCCGGAGCGGTTTACCGCACCGATGCCCAGATCTCCGACAAAGTGGATGTGGCAGCAGTTGCCCCCGAAGATTCTCATGATCCGGTGACTTACCCGGTTGCGCTGATCAAGGATAGCCCGAATGAGGAAGAGGCAAAAGCGCTGCTCGATTATCTGGCTGGAAATGAAGCCGGCAAAGTGTTTGAAAAGTACGGCTTCAAAACGTTGCAGTAG